A section of the Marinoscillum sp. 108 genome encodes:
- a CDS encoding type ISP restriction/modification enzyme, with protein MKASWGYSSEIDWLDPGDPMRATIRQQLGGLLHGHVPHENLHAQRDSALGNLVARQLDLIYTPEPSSHEVCFAESAEVRPEFRSTFHSNHLIEYCYAMVFSSVFRKRFKDFPNEGFLIPAPPDASFFWRMIRIGNELRLLHLQENIDTSLEHQGSVMGSKELSIDVELLDAMERTKTLRREIDVICEG; from the coding sequence ATGAAAGCATCTTGGGGATACTCTTCTGAAATCGATTGGCTTGATCCGGGTGATCCGATGAGAGCCACCATTCGTCAACAGCTGGGAGGACTTCTGCACGGTCACGTGCCCCATGAGAACCTACATGCTCAGCGTGATAGTGCATTGGGTAATTTGGTTGCCCGTCAACTTGACCTTATTTACACGCCCGAGCCCTCAAGTCACGAGGTTTGCTTTGCTGAAAGTGCAGAAGTCCGTCCCGAATTCAGGTCGACATTTCACAGTAATCATTTGATAGAATACTGCTATGCGATGGTGTTTAGCAGTGTTTTCAGAAAGAGGTTCAAGGATTTCCCCAATGAGGGTTTTTTGATCCCTGCACCCCCCGATGCCTCTTTCTTTTGGAGGATGATTCGAATAGGTAATGAATTGAGGCTTTTACATCTTCAGGAAAATATAGACACATCTCTGGAGCATCAAGGTTCGGTGATGGGCTCCAAAGAGCTCTCTATTGATGTTGAGTTACTTGATGCTATGGAAAGGACAAAAACTTTGAGAAGGGAAATAGATGTGATCTGTGAGGGATAA
- a CDS encoding DEAD/DEAH box helicase, whose protein sequence is MKFEDYRIGDALKRSIKELGYKKPTDIQFRTIPAVLKGEDVLAIAQTGTGKTAAFAIPVISMIDERKSSKRSERVSCLVMAPTHELALQITSAFDTLGKFTKVKTLCVHGGVEQEPQIAKLGKGVDVVVATPGRMFDLVSQGALVLKDVDTLILDEADHMLDLGFIKDIRDLMKHLPKKRQTLFFSATINPEIKKLAYSLVTNAIRIQVSPKDPVAKNIEHAVGFIEMDDKRFFLEGFINNHPESKMLVFVRTKVRAERVKKALERVGLESDTIHSDKEQKERDQTMKKFRSGELKVLLATDISARGIDIPNVEFVVNYDLPESSENYVHRVGRTGRGTQKGQAISFCSAEEKALLKEIEENLGKPIQRIEITKGEYQNTMDFSKENAYDVQSLIREAEAFEQNRKKKKKNKR, encoded by the coding sequence ATGAAGTTTGAAGACTACCGCATCGGGGATGCACTCAAAAGAAGTATAAAGGAGCTCGGTTATAAAAAACCCACTGATATTCAGTTCAGGACCATTCCCGCGGTGCTGAAAGGAGAGGACGTACTGGCCATCGCCCAGACGGGAACTGGTAAGACCGCTGCATTTGCCATACCGGTCATCAGCATGATTGACGAGCGCAAGTCCAGCAAACGTTCTGAGCGGGTGAGTTGTCTCGTCATGGCACCTACTCATGAGCTTGCACTTCAGATCACGAGTGCCTTTGATACTTTAGGCAAATTCACGAAGGTAAAAACACTTTGTGTCCATGGAGGAGTAGAGCAGGAGCCCCAAATAGCCAAACTGGGCAAAGGGGTAGATGTGGTCGTGGCCACTCCGGGCAGGATGTTCGACCTGGTGAGTCAGGGAGCGTTGGTGCTCAAAGATGTGGACACATTGATCCTGGATGAAGCCGATCATATGCTTGATCTGGGCTTTATCAAAGACATACGAGACCTCATGAAGCATCTGCCAAAGAAACGACAGACGTTGTTTTTCTCGGCGACTATCAATCCTGAGATCAAGAAATTGGCCTATTCATTGGTAACCAATGCCATACGCATACAAGTCTCCCCTAAAGACCCTGTAGCGAAGAACATTGAGCATGCTGTAGGTTTTATTGAAATGGACGACAAGCGCTTCTTTCTGGAGGGGTTTATCAATAACCATCCTGAGAGTAAAATGCTGGTTTTTGTGCGAACCAAAGTGCGTGCAGAGCGCGTAAAGAAAGCCCTGGAACGAGTGGGGTTGGAGTCGGACACCATTCACAGTGATAAAGAGCAAAAGGAGCGGGATCAGACCATGAAAAAGTTTCGAAGTGGAGAACTAAAGGTGCTGCTCGCCACGGATATCTCTGCCAGGGGTATTGATATTCCTAATGTGGAGTTTGTGGTAAACTATGATCTCCCTGAGTCATCTGAAAACTACGTACACAGAGTAGGGCGAACCGGACGTGGTACCCAAAAGGGACAAGCCATTTCCTTTTGTAGTGCAGAGGAGAAAGCCTTGCTGAAGGAAATCGAAGAGAACCTTGGCAAACCGATCCAACGGATTGAGATTACCAAAGGGGAGTATCAAAACACGATGGATTTTTCGAAGGAAAACGCTTACGATGTGCAATCCCTCATCAGAGAAGCTGAGGCATTTGAGCAGAACCGGAAGAAAAAGAAGAAAAACAAACGATAA
- the floA gene encoding flotillin-like protein FloA (flotillin-like protein involved in membrane lipid rafts): protein MPVTTLIIIGAVLAGFWFFTFIFPISLWISAIFSGVQVNLLDLVFMRFRKVPPALIVKSLILATKAGIKDVDTAKLETHFLAHGNLMKVIKALIVADKANLNMNFQQATAIDLAGRDVLEAVQVSVTPYIIVVPAITGVSVDGIQLIAEARVTVRTNLQQLVGGAGEETIQARVGQGIISRIGEATNYMEVLEKPEEISKRVLANGLDAGTAFEILSIDIADINIGRNIGAILQIDQAQADLVIANAKAEERRAMAVALEHEMLAKIQEARALVIEAESEIPSALSEAYRKGNFYQSN, encoded by the coding sequence ATGCCAGTTACTACCCTCATTATCATTGGTGCCGTATTGGCAGGATTTTGGTTCTTTACTTTCATCTTCCCCATCAGTCTTTGGATAAGTGCTATTTTCTCAGGAGTTCAGGTCAATCTCCTGGATCTGGTATTTATGCGCTTCCGAAAAGTACCCCCGGCACTGATTGTGAAATCACTGATCCTGGCCACCAAGGCAGGTATTAAGGATGTGGATACAGCCAAACTTGAAACGCACTTTCTGGCCCATGGCAATCTCATGAAAGTAATTAAAGCGCTAATTGTCGCTGATAAAGCCAATCTCAATATGAACTTCCAGCAAGCCACGGCCATTGATTTGGCAGGCAGAGATGTGCTGGAGGCTGTGCAGGTATCGGTAACACCTTATATTATCGTAGTACCAGCTATCACGGGAGTTTCTGTGGATGGTATCCAGTTGATTGCGGAGGCCCGGGTGACCGTGCGCACCAATCTTCAGCAATTGGTGGGTGGTGCTGGTGAAGAAACCATACAGGCTAGAGTGGGCCAGGGAATCATCTCTCGTATTGGTGAAGCCACCAACTACATGGAAGTATTGGAGAAGCCGGAGGAAATCTCCAAAAGAGTGCTGGCCAATGGACTGGATGCTGGCACCGCATTCGAGATACTTTCCATTGACATTGCAGATATTAACATTGGGAGAAATATCGGAGCCATCCTCCAGATAGATCAGGCACAGGCAGATTTGGTCATTGCCAATGCCAAGGCCGAAGAGAGAAGAGCTATGGCTGTGGCACTCGAGCATGAGATGCTCGCCAAAATACAAGAAGCCCGTGCCCTGGTAATAGAAGCTGAGTCTGAAATACCTTCAGCTCTGTCAGAAGCTTACCGAAAGGGGAATTTCTATCAATCTAATTGA
- a CDS encoding cold-shock protein — protein MQEGTVKFFNNSKGFGFIKPNDSSEDIFVHESGLVDDIRENDKVKFDVEKGRKGMNAVNVELVD, from the coding sequence ATGCAAGAAGGAACAGTAAAATTCTTTAATAACTCCAAAGGTTTTGGTTTTATTAAACCAAATGACTCAAGTGAAGACATCTTTGTACACGAGAGTGGCCTTGTGGATGATATCCGTGAGAATGACAAAGTAAAATTTGATGTAGAAAAAGGAAGAAAAGGAATGAATGCAGTCAACGTAGAGTTGGTTGACTAA
- a CDS encoding ABC-F family ATP-binding cassette domain-containing protein, with the protein MISTQNISLQYGKRVLFDEVNVKFTGGNCYGIIGANGAGKSTFLKILSGEISPNSGSVHIEPEKRMAVLKQNHFEYDEFQVLDTVMMGHDKLWANMKEKEALYAKPDFSEADGNRVSDLEAAFAEMDGWNAESDAAALLSGLGIVEADHYRIMGELSNQQKVRVLLAQALFGNPDILILDEPTNDLDLKTIEWLENYLLDFKNTVIVVSHDRHFLDTVCTHIADVDFGAIKIYTGNYTFWYESSQLALTQRSSANKKAEEKKKELQEFIARFSANASKSKQATSRKKLLEKINVDDIQPSNRKYPAIIFNQSREAGDQILEIKGLTKSIDGNTLFKDFDLFVNKGEKIAFVGDNTLALTTLFKILMGEAKADSGTFKFGQTVTTAYLPNENAEFFKSDENLIDWLREFSPGEKDEVYIRGFLGKMLFSGQETLKKCNVLSGGEKVRCMLSRMMLQEANVMVLDDPTNHLDLESITALNNSLKDFPGTLLFTSHDHTFTQTIADRIIEISPNGFIDKLGTYDEYLESKRAAELI; encoded by the coding sequence ATGATTTCTACTCAAAATATATCACTTCAGTACGGCAAAAGGGTCCTTTTTGATGAAGTAAATGTAAAATTCACCGGAGGCAACTGCTATGGCATCATTGGTGCCAATGGTGCTGGTAAATCTACTTTTCTTAAGATTCTTTCGGGGGAGATTTCGCCTAATTCTGGTTCTGTCCACATAGAGCCAGAGAAGCGCATGGCAGTACTCAAGCAGAATCACTTTGAGTATGATGAGTTTCAGGTGTTGGACACAGTCATGATGGGTCACGATAAGCTATGGGCCAACATGAAAGAGAAAGAGGCACTATATGCCAAGCCGGATTTCTCAGAAGCGGATGGCAACAGGGTCTCTGATCTGGAAGCCGCTTTTGCGGAAATGGATGGATGGAATGCTGAGTCAGACGCTGCAGCGCTATTGAGTGGGCTGGGCATTGTGGAGGCAGATCACTACCGCATCATGGGCGAACTGAGCAATCAGCAAAAAGTACGGGTACTTCTTGCTCAGGCGCTGTTTGGCAATCCTGATATCTTGATCCTGGATGAGCCTACTAACGATCTGGATCTGAAAACCATCGAATGGTTGGAGAACTACCTGCTCGACTTTAAAAATACCGTGATTGTAGTTTCTCACGACAGACACTTTCTGGATACCGTATGTACACACATCGCAGATGTGGACTTTGGTGCCATCAAAATTTACACCGGAAACTACACTTTCTGGTACGAGTCCAGCCAGCTAGCCCTGACACAGCGCTCATCAGCCAACAAGAAAGCTGAGGAAAAGAAGAAAGAACTACAGGAGTTTATTGCACGATTCAGTGCCAACGCCTCCAAATCCAAGCAGGCTACCTCCAGAAAGAAGCTACTGGAAAAGATCAACGTGGATGACATTCAGCCATCGAACAGGAAGTACCCTGCCATCATCTTCAATCAAAGCCGGGAGGCCGGAGATCAGATTTTGGAAATCAAAGGACTGACCAAGAGCATCGACGGAAACACCCTCTTCAAGGATTTCGATTTGTTTGTCAACAAAGGGGAGAAAATTGCTTTTGTAGGCGACAATACCCTGGCGCTCACTACCCTCTTTAAGATTTTGATGGGCGAAGCAAAAGCAGACTCTGGTACTTTTAAGTTTGGTCAGACGGTAACAACTGCCTACCTACCCAACGAAAACGCGGAGTTTTTCAAAAGTGATGAAAATCTGATCGATTGGCTGAGAGAATTCTCTCCAGGAGAAAAGGATGAAGTTTACATCCGGGGCTTCCTGGGTAAAATGCTCTTCTCTGGACAAGAAACCCTGAAAAAATGCAATGTGCTCTCAGGAGGTGAAAAAGTGCGCTGTATGCTCAGCCGAATGATGCTACAGGAAGCCAATGTGATGGTACTGGACGATCCGACCAACCACCTGGACCTGGAGTCCATTACAGCCCTCAATAATTCATTGAAGGACTTTCCGGGCACGCTCCTCTTCACCTCTCATGACCATACCTTCACACAGACCATTGCGGACCGAATCATTGAGATCTCTCCAAATGGTTTCATAGATAAGCTCGGTACTTATGATGAGTATTTGGAAAGCAAGCGAGCTGCTGAGCTGATTTGA
- a CDS encoding cold-shock protein, translating into MARSQNSFIKKQKEKKKLQKKKEKQEKKKERQENNDKGGTLDDMIVYVDEFGNFSDEPPEPPKAKDKKKDDKKDEKKEEN; encoded by the coding sequence ATGGCAAGATCACAAAATAGCTTTATCAAAAAACAGAAGGAGAAGAAGAAGCTCCAGAAGAAGAAGGAAAAGCAAGAGAAGAAAAAGGAGCGTCAGGAAAACAATGACAAGGGGGGAACTTTGGATGATATGATTGTCTATGTAGATGAGTTTGGCAACTTCAGTGACGAGCCACCAGAGCCACCGAAAGCCAAAGACAAAAAGAAAGACGATAAGAAAGATGAGAAAAAGGAGGAGAACTAA
- a CDS encoding DEAD/DEAH box helicase: MNNFSKLGLSASIIEVLDQLGFENPTPIQEKAIPMLLTQNPTDFIGLAQTGTGKTAAFGLPLIDLIDENNKATQALIMAPTRELGQQTGKQLMDFSRNNKAINIEVVYGGAAIMNQIKALRKPTQIVVATPGRLIDLIKRKAVNLDSVRYVVLDEADEMLNMGFKEDIDTILSHTLDERVTWLFSATMPAEIRRIVKKYMDSPLEVSVNSEEKSNKDITHQYVTTKTGNKIPALRRFLDMQPEMRGIMFCRTKRETQEIADDLSAIGYGVEALHGDLSQAQRDAVMKRFKTRSMQLLIATDVAARGIDVNDLTHVLHHTLPDQLESYTHRSGRTGRAGKKGISLAFINPREGRRIEELERKIKVKFERIEVPTLEALKSNRIHNWANFIINTKVDDQAEAILQDMQGRFADLSKEDLLKRLITTQLDHIMSQSGDSNNLNESAGGPPDQRDKSKFHRYFVNIGSIDGMTNADIIHFLSDVSGVDRKYFGELSLQKNCAYFDVDSGHDKGMNLKFEGVEIEGRSIRVNRDDDGGLRSKRPSGPKKSYGSGGGGGGRRSARPKKDFGRRSSRRR; this comes from the coding sequence TTGAATAATTTCAGCAAACTAGGACTTTCAGCATCAATTATTGAAGTCCTTGATCAACTTGGGTTTGAGAACCCAACACCTATCCAGGAAAAAGCCATTCCGATGCTCCTTACCCAAAACCCAACCGATTTTATCGGATTGGCACAGACAGGTACGGGTAAAACTGCAGCTTTCGGTTTACCATTGATCGACCTGATCGATGAAAACAATAAAGCCACACAAGCATTGATCATGGCGCCTACCAGAGAGCTGGGCCAGCAAACTGGTAAGCAACTCATGGATTTTTCCAGAAATAACAAAGCCATCAACATAGAGGTGGTGTATGGAGGAGCTGCTATCATGAATCAGATAAAAGCACTCAGAAAACCAACTCAGATCGTCGTAGCCACACCTGGCCGCCTGATCGATTTGATTAAACGTAAAGCCGTCAACCTTGACAGTGTCAGGTATGTGGTGCTGGACGAAGCTGACGAGATGCTCAATATGGGCTTCAAGGAAGATATAGACACTATTTTATCTCATACACTTGACGAAAGGGTCACCTGGCTGTTTTCAGCTACCATGCCTGCCGAGATCCGACGTATTGTTAAGAAATACATGGATAGTCCACTGGAAGTTTCAGTGAATAGTGAAGAGAAAAGTAACAAGGACATCACTCATCAGTATGTGACCACCAAAACAGGTAATAAAATACCTGCATTGCGACGTTTTCTGGACATGCAGCCTGAAATGAGGGGAATCATGTTTTGCAGAACCAAGCGAGAAACACAGGAAATTGCCGATGACCTGAGTGCCATAGGATATGGTGTGGAAGCGCTTCATGGCGATTTGTCTCAGGCGCAGCGAGATGCGGTGATGAAGCGATTCAAAACCCGCTCGATGCAGCTACTCATCGCTACGGATGTAGCGGCCAGAGGGATTGATGTCAATGACCTGACTCATGTGCTTCATCACACCCTGCCGGACCAGCTGGAAAGCTATACGCACCGAAGTGGGCGTACCGGTAGAGCTGGGAAGAAGGGTATTTCCTTAGCTTTTATCAATCCAAGAGAGGGCAGGAGAATAGAAGAGCTTGAAAGGAAGATCAAAGTTAAATTTGAGCGAATCGAAGTGCCCACACTTGAAGCACTTAAGTCCAATAGAATTCACAACTGGGCCAATTTCATTATCAACACCAAAGTAGATGATCAGGCAGAAGCCATCCTGCAGGACATGCAAGGTCGCTTTGCAGACCTGAGTAAAGAAGATCTCCTGAAGCGTTTGATTACCACCCAGCTGGATCACATTATGAGCCAGAGTGGTGATAGCAACAACCTCAATGAATCCGCAGGCGGACCTCCTGACCAGCGTGATAAGAGCAAGTTCCACCGTTATTTTGTGAATATTGGGAGTATCGATGGTATGACCAATGCAGATATTATTCACTTTTTGTCTGATGTATCCGGGGTGGATAGGAAGTACTTCGGTGAGTTGTCGTTGCAGAAAAACTGTGCCTACTTCGACGTGGACAGTGGACATGATAAGGGAATGAATCTGAAGTTTGAAGGTGTGGAGATTGAAGGTCGAAGCATTCGTGTCAATAGGGATGATGATGGTGGCCTGAGGTCCAAACGACCATCCGGGCCCAAGAAGAGTTACGGATCGGGTGGTGGAGGTGGCGGACGCCGTTCTGCCAGACCAAAGAAGGATTTCGGAAGAAGATCAAGCAGAAGAAGATAA
- a CDS encoding exonuclease domain-containing protein — translation MSGKLYSIIDVETTGGTTHSSRVTDISIFVTDGIEVLDEFSSLINPEMFIPGFITQLTGIDNEMVSGAPTFSEVAQQVLDITAGTTFVAHNVNFDFGMISSEFRRLGYAYELPKLCTVRLARQFIPGHRSYGLGKICEDLGIPIHGRHRARGDAEATVELFKIIMQASGGDLNLASEKWVKSLPQQLKREQVDRLPEGAGVYYLYDDQGVPIFIGSAGNLFKKVKTFLVSKARKAMEIKSQLADIDFESTGSELIARLKVMSAIQEHQPVFNHVPNRKSAYSVRMSTDLFGYSHLEVSPLTSRTDNGLIFNTRREGEAYLEKLCKQYELCPQLCGLKPGQRCAEQMCLGACRQLEPAESHNARIRQALSERSFSKSDFVIIEKGMTPNEQAFVMIEDHEYIGYGVVNQELHAVSTLDDFRNYLNSDTASQEKIAIIQTYLSKNKPRVISTT, via the coding sequence TTGTCTGGAAAATTATATTCTATAATCGATGTTGAAACTACTGGTGGAACCACACATTCTTCCAGGGTTACGGATATTTCCATTTTCGTGACCGATGGGATAGAAGTCCTTGACGAATTTTCGAGCCTTATCAATCCCGAAATGTTTATCCCGGGCTTCATTACTCAACTTACCGGCATTGATAATGAGATGGTATCGGGCGCTCCTACATTTTCGGAAGTGGCCCAGCAGGTGTTAGATATTACTGCTGGAACCACCTTTGTTGCGCATAATGTCAATTTCGATTTTGGAATGATCAGCTCTGAATTCAGGCGATTGGGCTATGCATATGAGTTGCCAAAGTTATGTACGGTCCGACTTGCCCGCCAATTCATTCCTGGACACCGGAGTTACGGTCTGGGAAAGATCTGTGAGGACCTGGGGATACCCATTCATGGGCGTCACAGAGCCCGTGGGGATGCAGAGGCCACCGTTGAGCTGTTCAAAATCATCATGCAAGCTTCTGGTGGAGACCTGAATTTGGCCAGTGAAAAATGGGTGAAGTCACTTCCTCAGCAGCTCAAAAGAGAGCAGGTAGACCGTTTGCCGGAAGGAGCGGGGGTATACTATTTATACGATGATCAAGGGGTTCCCATTTTCATTGGCAGTGCCGGCAATCTTTTCAAAAAGGTCAAGACCTTTCTGGTGAGTAAAGCCAGGAAAGCAATGGAGATCAAGTCGCAGTTGGCCGACATTGATTTTGAAAGCACCGGGAGTGAGTTGATAGCCCGACTCAAAGTGATGTCCGCGATTCAGGAGCATCAGCCGGTATTTAACCATGTCCCCAACCGCAAGTCAGCTTATTCGGTGAGGATGAGCACAGACCTCTTTGGGTACAGCCACCTGGAAGTATCACCACTTACATCTCGCACCGACAATGGGCTGATTTTCAATACGAGAAGGGAAGGAGAGGCCTATCTCGAAAAACTATGTAAACAATATGAGCTGTGCCCTCAATTATGTGGACTGAAACCAGGCCAGCGATGCGCAGAACAAATGTGTCTGGGTGCATGTCGGCAACTGGAGCCAGCCGAAAGTCACAATGCCCGGATTCGTCAGGCCCTTTCAGAAAGGAGCTTTAGCAAGAGCGATTTTGTGATCATTGAAAAGGGGATGACACCAAATGAGCAGGCATTTGTGATGATCGAAGACCATGAATACATAGGCTATGGAGTAGTGAATCAGGAGCTGCATGCCGTGAGCACGTTGGATGACTTTAGGAATTACCTCAACTCTGATACTGCCAGTCAGGAGAAAATAGCGATCATACAGACGTATTTGAGTAAGAACAAACCCCGGGTAATTTCGACAACTTGA
- the yaaA gene encoding peroxide stress protein YaaA gives MIAVLSPAKTLDFETEISLEKSKARLFDRSKVLLETLKDKSGQDLQDMMSISDQLAELNVKRFQKFSSRHTPKNSKQSLFAFRGDVYVGLDADDFTEEETAFAQDHLRILSGLYGLLRPLDGIQPYRLEMGTQLPVNGHKNLYEFWGDTISKTLNKDLRKQGDKILVNLASVEYFKSVDRKALKAQVIDVDFKDFKNGEYKIISFFAKKARGLMARYMIKNKISQVEDLKAFDYEGYYFDPQNSTETFLAFKRG, from the coding sequence ATGATTGCTGTACTCTCACCTGCCAAAACATTGGACTTTGAAACCGAAATAAGCCTTGAAAAAAGTAAAGCACGGTTGTTTGACAGGTCAAAAGTGCTACTGGAAACGCTGAAAGACAAAAGCGGACAGGACCTGCAAGACATGATGAGTATCAGCGACCAGCTGGCAGAGCTCAATGTGAAGCGCTTTCAAAAGTTTTCGTCCAGACATACCCCAAAAAACTCGAAACAGAGTCTTTTTGCCTTCAGAGGAGATGTGTATGTGGGATTAGATGCGGATGATTTCACAGAGGAAGAAACCGCTTTTGCTCAGGACCACTTGCGAATATTATCAGGGCTCTATGGTCTCCTGCGACCATTGGATGGCATTCAGCCGTACCGGTTAGAAATGGGCACGCAACTTCCTGTAAACGGCCATAAAAATCTCTATGAGTTCTGGGGTGATACCATTTCCAAAACCCTCAACAAGGACCTGAGAAAGCAGGGTGACAAAATATTGGTAAACCTGGCATCAGTGGAGTACTTCAAATCTGTAGACAGGAAGGCTCTGAAAGCGCAGGTAATTGATGTGGATTTTAAAGACTTTAAAAATGGAGAGTATAAGATCATCTCCTTCTTTGCCAAAAAAGCAAGGGGTCTGATGGCCCGATACATGATTAAAAACAAAATCAGTCAGGTCGAAGACCTTAAAGCATTTGATTACGAGGGCTATTATTTTGACCCACAAAACTCCACAGAAACTTTTCTGGCATTCAAGCGAGGGTAG
- a CDS encoding enoyl-CoA hydratase/isomerase family protein, which produces MEAYVRRTDLKDGITEIEFFHPQHNALPGVLLSELAEAIHSCGKEDQVEVIILKSGGDRTFCAGASFDELVQIDHLEAGTVFFSGFANVINACRKCPKLIIGRVQGKAVGGGVGLAAAVDYCLATDHAAIRLSEITIGIGPFVIGPAVERKIGLAAFSQLSINATEFQSAQWAKEKGLYAEVYADAEQLDQGVMKIAASLAATSPEARAALKKMFWEGCEHWDSLLAERATMSGQLVLSEFTKKALNKHR; this is translated from the coding sequence ATGGAAGCATACGTCAGGCGAACAGACCTTAAAGATGGAATTACCGAAATAGAATTTTTTCATCCACAGCATAACGCCCTGCCTGGCGTGCTGCTGTCTGAGCTGGCGGAGGCCATTCACTCTTGCGGGAAAGAAGATCAGGTAGAAGTCATTATTTTGAAAAGTGGGGGAGACCGCACCTTTTGTGCCGGAGCCAGTTTCGATGAGCTGGTTCAGATTGACCACCTTGAAGCAGGAACGGTTTTCTTTTCTGGGTTCGCCAATGTGATCAACGCGTGTCGGAAGTGCCCAAAGCTGATCATTGGCAGGGTACAGGGCAAAGCGGTAGGAGGTGGAGTAGGACTGGCGGCAGCGGTGGATTATTGCCTGGCTACAGATCATGCGGCTATCAGGTTAAGTGAAATTACGATCGGCATTGGTCCTTTTGTGATAGGGCCGGCGGTAGAGCGAAAAATCGGACTGGCAGCTTTTTCTCAACTTTCCATTAACGCCACAGAGTTTCAGTCAGCCCAGTGGGCCAAAGAAAAGGGGCTGTATGCAGAGGTTTATGCGGATGCAGAGCAACTTGACCAGGGGGTCATGAAAATAGCAGCATCACTCGCTGCGACAAGCCCTGAAGCAAGAGCTGCGTTGAAAAAAATGTTTTGGGAAGGATGTGAGCACTGGGACAGCCTCCTGGCCGAACGAGCGACCATGAGTGGGCAGCTGGTGCTTTCAGAGTTTACCAAAAAGGCACTGAACAAACACCGTTAA
- a CDS encoding MIP/aquaporin family protein — protein sequence MNPIVAEFVGTFILLLLGNGVNANVSLNKTYGNSSGWIVISMGWGLAVFVAVFIAGSSSGAHINPAVTLGLALVGRFSWSAVPVYLMAQLLGAFAGAWVTYLQYRPHFSDTADQNTKLGIFCTGPAIKSTLNNFISETVGTFTLVFAVFYLSSGEGLGSLNALPVALLVVGIGLSLGGTTGYAINPARDLGPRIFHALAPIRAKRDSNWPYAWIPIVGPLVGATLAAGLYTLVM from the coding sequence ATGAACCCAATAGTCGCCGAATTTGTAGGCACTTTTATCCTCTTGCTTCTTGGTAATGGCGTTAACGCCAACGTATCGCTGAATAAAACCTATGGTAACAGCTCAGGATGGATCGTAATCTCAATGGGCTGGGGTCTGGCGGTGTTCGTGGCCGTATTTATTGCCGGATCTTCCAGTGGCGCACACATCAACCCTGCAGTGACCCTTGGATTGGCTCTGGTGGGTCGCTTTTCCTGGTCAGCAGTACCGGTCTATTTGATGGCACAGCTCCTGGGGGCATTCGCCGGAGCATGGGTCACCTATTTGCAATACCGCCCACACTTTTCCGACACAGCGGATCAAAACACCAAGCTTGGGATTTTCTGTACTGGACCAGCCATCAAATCCACGCTTAACAATTTCATTTCAGAGACCGTTGGAACTTTCACACTTGTTTTTGCTGTGTTTTACCTATCGTCGGGTGAAGGACTCGGATCCTTAAATGCCCTGCCGGTAGCGTTGCTGGTGGTGGGTATTGGTCTGTCATTGGGTGGTACCACGGGATATGCCATCAACCCTGCACGTGACCTTGGCCCAAGAATTTTTCATGCGCTGGCACCCATTCGCGCAAAGCGAGACAGCAACTGGCCATATGCCTGGATCCCAATAGTAGGCCCGTTAGTAGGCGCCACACTGGCGGCCGGTCTTTACACGCTTGTGATGTAA